A genomic window from Leptolyngbya sp. BL0902 includes:
- a CDS encoding ArsR/SmtB family transcription factor — translation MPQSSNPSTLVVLGFKALADPLRLDIVDRLRSQELCVCDLGDQLGVAQSKLSFHLKALKTAELVRSRQEGRWIYYSLNLPQLVALEQYLADFRRLSPMLPARTCPPEKG, via the coding sequence ATGCCACAATCCTCAAATCCATCAACTTTAGTTGTTCTAGGATTCAAGGCTCTCGCCGATCCTCTACGGTTAGACATTGTGGATCGCCTGCGTAGCCAAGAGCTATGCGTCTGCGATCTGGGCGATCAGTTGGGGGTCGCTCAGTCGAAGCTATCCTTCCATCTCAAGGCCCTAAAAACGGCGGAATTAGTGCGTTCTCGCCAGGAGGGACGCTGGATTTACTACAGCCTCAACCTACCTCAACTGGTTGCCCTAGAGCAGTACTTGGCAGACTTCCGCCGCCTCAGCCCCATGCTGCCCGCCCGCACCTGCCCACCAGAGAAGGGTTGA